One region of Oryza glaberrima chromosome 7, OglaRS2, whole genome shotgun sequence genomic DNA includes:
- the LOC127779576 gene encoding CBL-interacting protein kinase 3 gives MYKAKRTAAQKVRRCLGKYELGRAIGQGTFAKVRFAKNMETGDHVAIKILDKAKVQKHRLVEQIRREICTMKLIQHPNVVHLHEVMGSKTRIFIVLEYVMGGELHDIIATSGRLKEDEARKYFQQLINAVDYCHSRGVYHRDLKLENLLLDTAGNIKVSDFGLSAISEQVKADGLLHTTCGTPNYVAPEVIEDKGYDGALADLWSCGVILFVLLAGYLPFEDENIVSLYNKISGAQFTCPSWFSAEAKRLIARILDPNPATRITTSQVLQDQWFKKGYESPVFDDKYYPYFHDVYDAFGDSEEKHVKEAMEEQPTLMNAFELISLNKGLNLDNFFESDKKYKRETRFTSQCPPKEIINRIEEAANLLGFNIQKRNYRMRMENIKEGRKGHLNIATEVFQVAPSLHVVELKKAKGDTLEFQKFYQTLSTQLKDVVWECEDAAEDMS, from the exons atGTATAAGGCTAAAAGGACTGCTGCCCAGAAAGTAAGGCGCTGCCTTGGAAAATATGAGCTTGGACGCGCAATTGGTCAAGGAACTTTTGCAAAGGTTAGGTTTGCAAAGAACATGGAGACTGGTGATCATGTTGCTATTAAGATCCTTGACAAAGCGAAGGTTCAGAAGCACAGATTAGTCGAACAG ATTAGACGGGAAATTTGTACGATGAAGTTGATACAACACCCCAATGTTGTTCACCTGCATGAG GTGATGGGAAGTAAAACAAGGATTTTCATTGTTCTAGAATATGTGATGGGAGGAGAGCTCCATGATATTATT GCCACAAGTGGAAGGTTGAAGGAGGATGAAGCACGGAAATACTTTCAACAACTGATCAACGCCGTAGATTACTGCCACAGTAGGGGTGTATACCACAGAGACCTGAAG TTAGAGAATTTGTTGCTTGATACTGCCGGGAACATCAAAGTCTCGGACTTTGGCCTAAGTGCTATATCTGAGCAAGTGAAG GCTGATGGATTACTACATACTACATGTGGAACACCTAATTATGTTGCTCCTGAG GTTATTGAAGATAAGGGCTACGATGGTGCTCTTGCAGACCTTTGGTCATGTGGAGTAATTCTTTTTGTGCTGCTTGCAGGATATCTTCCTTTTGAGGATGAAAATATTGTCTCCCTTTATAACAAG ATTTCTGGAGCTCAGTTTACTTGTCCCTCTTGGTTTTCTGCTGAAGCTAAGAGGCTCATTGCTAGAATTCTGGATCCAAATCCTGCTACT CGGATAACTACTTCTCAAGTGCTACAAGATCAATGGTTCAAGAAAGGCTATGAGTCCCCTGTTTTCGATGACAAATATTACCCTTATTTCCACGATGTTTATGATGCTTTTGGAGACTCAGAA GAAAAACATGTGAAAGAGGCAATGGAAGAGCAGCCAACCTTGATGAATGCCTTTGAGTTGATTTCACTAAATAAGGGTCTGAATCTAGACAATTTTTTTGAGTCTGATAAG AAGTACAAGAGAGAGACAAGATTTACATCTCAGTGCCCTCCGAAAGAAATCATCAATAGGATCGAAGAAGCTGCTAACTTACTAGGATTTAATATTCAGAAGAGAAACTACAGG ATGAGAATGGAGAATataaaggaaggaagaaaaggacATCTAAACATTGCAACTGAG GTTTTCCAAGTGGCACCATCCTTACATGTGGTTGAGCTCAAAAAGGCCAAGGGAGATACCCTGGAGTTTCAAAAG TTCTACCAAACGCTCTCGACGCAACTAAAAGATGTTGTTTGGGAATGCGAAGATGCGGCTGAGGATATGAGCTAA